From the Solanum lycopersicum chromosome 10, SLM_r2.1 genome, one window contains:
- the LOC101253945 gene encoding elicitor-responsive protein 1, translating to MSIAYGIQGQLLEVTVVACNKLKDTEWISRQDPYVCLEYGSSKFRTRTCTDGGKNPTFQEKFVFKLIEGLREINVVVWNSNTVNSDDFIGSGKVQLQKVLSQGFDDTAWPLQRKNGRHAGEVRLIMHYANTNKPATSHAQSGPPFVTPTPGSYPYSVAPPHVASHPTPSGYPAPSPYSTASPPSAFYPASPYSTVPPPPAAYHSTSLYPPQSAAYPSPYSSSAYLPQPYPPQGYSYPPGQYPGVYPPRSY from the exons ATGTCGATAGCATATGGCATCCAAGGCCAACTCCTTGAAGTAACTG TTGTTGCTTGTAATAAACTGAAGGATACTGAATGGATTTCAAGGCAAGATCCGTATGTTTGCCTTGAATACGGAAGTTCTAAATTCCGTACTCGTACATGTACAG ATGGCGGTAAAAACCCTACGTTTCAAGAGAAATTTGTGTTTAAGCTAATTGAAGGGTTGCGAGAGATCAATGTTGTTGTGTGGAATAGCAATACTGTTAATTCAGATGATTTTATAGGGAGTGGAAA GGTTCAACTACAGAAGGTTCTCTCACAGGGATTTGATGATACTGCTTGGCCACTTCAGAGGAAGAACGGCAG GCATGCAGGAGAAGTTCGACTAATAATGCACTATGCAAATACCAAT AAGCCAGCAACAAGCCATGCTCAATCAGGCCCTCCATTTGTTACACCAACTCCTGGATCATATCCATATTCAGTAGCTCCACCACATGTAGCTTCTCACCCAACACCTTCTGGCTATCCAGCACCATCTCCTTATTCCACAGCCTCGCCTCCTTCAGCATTTTATCCAGCTTCTCCTTATTCCACAGTCCCACCACCTCCAGCAGCATATCATTCAACATCTCTTTATCCCCCTCAATCGGCTGCTTATCCTTCACCTTACTCATCATCTGCGTATCTGCCTCAGCCTTATCCACCACAGGGTTACTCTTATCCCCCAG GTCAATACCCTGGAGTCTATCCTCCACGATCGTATTGA